The stretch of DNA CAGGAGGCCGCAGAGCACGATGACCGGGGCGGCGATCGAGGCGCTGCGCTGAGCGGCGTCGCGGAGGTTGGCTGCGGACAGGCGGCCACCGACACCGGCACGTGGCACAGCCACGGCGAGAGCCGGCACGATCACGGGGGCCAGGGCGGCGAAGCACAGCGAGGCAGCGATCGCCACGCACATCGCCATCGCCTGGCCGCCGGCTCGACCGCCGTACGGAGCTGCGGCGAACAGTGCGAGGGCACCGAGCCCGAGGACCGAGCCGCTCACGAGTCGCAGGACGGTGAGGCGTCGGGCCTGCTCACCGGTCTCGCGCAGAGCATCCAGCGGGCGGACGCGCTGGATCCGGCGTGCCGCCACGAGCACGCCCGCGATCGAGAGACAGGGCCCGATGGCGAGGGAGGCAGGGATGATCCACACGGGCCACGCCGGGGCGAAGTGGGGAGGCACGAACCCGTAGTGCGACACCAACGCCGTCTCGAGCCGCTGCAGACCGGCGCCGGCGACGACGCCGACGGCAGCGCCCGCACCGCCGAGCAGGGCCGCCTCACCCAGCAGGACCCGGCGCAGGTCGGCGACGCCGGCACCGACCAGGCGCAGCAGGGCCAGTTCACGCCGACGCTGGGCGATGGTGAAGGCGAAGGTGGAACCGATGATCGCGACGGCGAGGAACGCTGCGAAGGCGAGCATCACCGCCAGCACGGTGACGGCGGTCAGGTTCGTCTCCTGGAAGCGCATCTGGTCGACCGGGGAGGCCTCGGCCGGCACCGGCTCTCGCACGGCGCCGAGGAGGAGCACCAGCGAGGACTGGGCGAGTCCGACCCCCAGAGCCACGGTGAGGAAGGACCCGAGGTAGAGGTGCCAGCGCTCCCGCAACCCGTTGATGATCACGGCCCTCATCGATGCATCTCCAAGGAGACGAGCCGATCGGCGACGGTGGCCGGGTCCGCGCCGTCGAGCCGACCCGCCAGGTGTCCGTCGCTGAGGAAGACGATCGAGTCGGCTCGGGCGGCCGCCGCAGGGTCGTGGGTGACCATCACGATGGTCTGACCCCGGTCCGCCATCGCGCGCATCAGGTCGAGCACCACCCCGGCCGAGCGCGAGTCGAGGGCTCCGGTGGGTTCGTCGGCGAAGAGCACCTCGGGCCGGGTCGTCATCGCCCGTGCGATCGCGACGCGCTGCTGCTGGCCCCCGGAGAGCTCACGCGGTCGATGGCCGGCACGACCGCCCAGGCCCACCTCCTCCAGGGCGCGGCGCACATCGGCGGCCGATGGCGACCGCCCCGCCAGTTGGAGCGGCAGCGCGACGTTCTGTGCGGCGGTCAGCGAGCCGATGAGGTTGAAGCTCTGGAACACGAACCCGATCCGGGAACGGCGCAGGATCGTCAGCTCCCGTTCGCTCACGCCGACGAGGTCGTGCTCGCCCAGGAACACATGGCCGCTGTCGACCCGATCGAGGCCCGCGGCGCAGTGCAGCAGAGTCGACTTGCCCGAGCCGGACGGGCCCATGATCGCGGTCCAGGACCCACGGGGAAAGGCGATCGTGACGTCGTCGAGCGCGACGACCGTGCCGGATGCGTCGCGATAGCTGCGACTCACGCCGCTCAACTCGAGGGCGGTCGCGGCGCCGAGGTAGGGGGTGGTTGTCATGCCTCAAGTCCAGCCGGGCGAGCGCCTCGGCGACACCGGGCATGCCGTCGAGATCGGGTAGGGATAACCCGGGGTCACACCAGGTGCACTTCGGCGCCGGCATCCTCCAACGTCTGCAGGAGCTGGCGAGGAGCCGACTGCTCGGTGACGATGACGTCGAAGTCGGTCAGCGGGCAGACCACGGCCATGGCGGTGAGGGCGAACTTCGCGGCCTCGGCGACCAGGATGGTCCGGTTGGCCGATCGCATCATCGCCTGCTTGGCTGCGGCGTCGGCGAAGTCGAAGGCTGTCACGCCGGCCGCTTCGGCCGCACCGCAGCAGGACAGGACGGCGGTGTCGAGCCTCGTCCGGGCGAAGGCCGCCTCCAGGAGCGGGCCGCTGAGCGAGCCCTCGGTGGGGTGGACGGTGCCGCCGGGCACGACCACGCTCGCGGTGGCGCTGGTCGACAGCACGCCGATGCCCTGCACCGACATCGGCATGACGGTCACCCGCCGCGAGAAGAGTGCGCGTGCGACGGCGACAGCTGTCGTGCCGCTGTCGAGCCCGACAGCCTCTCCGTCGGAGATCAGGTCCGCCGCCACCGCTGCGAGTCGGCCCTTCCCCTCGGCGTTCTCCGAGGCTCGCATCGCGAAGGGGAGGCCTTCGCCGCGGAGACCACTCGAGACGGCGCCGCCGCGAACGCGCCGCAGAGCACCCACCCTGGCGAGCTGATCGAGGTCGCGGCGGATGGTGATCACCGAGCATCGTGTCTCGCGCGCCAGATCGGCCACCTCCACGCGGCCGGCCTCCCGCAGTCGGTCGAGGACCAGTCGTTGTCGCTCCGCGCTCTCCATGGAACGATCATACCTTTTGATCGTTCGATCTGTCTTGTGTGATGCTTCGATCATGAGCATTGAACTCTCCTCTCCCCCACGTCCTGTCCGACGAGCCCGGTGCGCGGTGTACGCCGCGTTCTTCGTCAACGGCCTCTCGCTGGCGGTCTGGATCGTGAACATCCCGCAGATCGTGCGCCGTACGGGCATCAGCAACGGGATGCTCGGGGGCCTTCTCCTCGTGCTCGGCGCGGGCGCGGTCCTCGGCATGCAGGGCAGCGGCCTCCTGGCCTCGCGCGTCGGCAGCAGGGCGGCCGTCGGCGTCGGCGCGGGCGTCCTCGCCGTCGGAACCGTGCTGCCCGCCTTCGCACACACTCCGCTCGAGCTCGGTGCGGCACTGGCCGTGCTCGGACTGGGCAACGGCTGCATCGACGTGGCCATGAACGATCAGGGGGTCGCCGTGCAGAACGCCTACGGACGTCCGATCCTCTCCAGCTTCCACGCCCTGTTCTCCGTGGGCGGGGCGTGTGGGGCCGGTCTCGGCGCGCTGGTCCAGGCTCAGGGCGGCGGCGTTCTGGCGTCCATGGGGCCGACCGCCGTCGCGTCGCTGCTGGCCGGAGCCGGCCTCGTACCGTTCCTGCTCTCCCATGAGGCCGTGCACGGCGGGCTCGACGGCGCCGTTGACACGATGACCCGGGAGACAGCTCCCGGCGTCCCCTCACGCGGCCGTCACGGCCTGCTGCGCACCGCGCTCGCGCTGGGCGCCATGGCGACCGCCTTCATGCTCACCGAGGGCATCGCC from Nocardioides sp. BP30 encodes:
- a CDS encoding DeoR/GlpR family DNA-binding transcription regulator; amino-acid sequence: MESAERQRLVLDRLREAGRVEVADLARETRCSVITIRRDLDQLARVGALRRVRGGAVSSGLRGEGLPFAMRASENAEGKGRLAAVAADLISDGEAVGLDSGTTAVAVARALFSRRVTVMPMSVQGIGVLSTSATASVVVPGGTVHPTEGSLSGPLLEAAFARTRLDTAVLSCCGAAEAAGVTAFDFADAAAKQAMMRSANRTILVAEAAKFALTAMAVVCPLTDFDVIVTEQSAPRQLLQTLEDAGAEVHLV
- a CDS encoding MFS transporter; the protein is MSIELSSPPRPVRRARCAVYAAFFVNGLSLAVWIVNIPQIVRRTGISNGMLGGLLLVLGAGAVLGMQGSGLLASRVGSRAAVGVGAGVLAVGTVLPAFAHTPLELGAALAVLGLGNGCIDVAMNDQGVAVQNAYGRPILSSFHALFSVGGACGAGLGALVQAQGGGVLASMGPTAVASLLAGAGLVPFLLSHEAVHGGLDGAVDTMTRETAPGVPSRGRHGLLRTALALGAMATAFMLTEGIANDWSAVHAVQHLHRTGAAAAAPYVVFATAMTTGRLVIDRVTAAVGPVRVVRVGSTIAILGLLAVVAVPAYAVVLVGWAVFGIGLAGIIPQLFTAAGSLVPGPRGAIMLSRIVGAGYVGSLAGPAVIGWVSEATGINAALLIPVALCALGLALAGATRGGVRAESVG
- a CDS encoding ABC transporter ATP-binding protein yields the protein MTTTPYLGAATALELSGVSRSYRDASGTVVALDDVTIAFPRGSWTAIMGPSGSGKSTLLHCAAGLDRVDSGHVFLGEHDLVGVSERELTILRRSRIGFVFQSFNLIGSLTAAQNVALPLQLAGRSPSAADVRRALEEVGLGGRAGHRPRELSGGQQQRVAIARAMTTRPEVLFADEPTGALDSRSAGVVLDLMRAMADRGQTIVMVTHDPAAAARADSIVFLSDGHLAGRLDGADPATVADRLVSLEMHR